One region of Intestinimonas massiliensis (ex Afouda et al. 2020) genomic DNA includes:
- a CDS encoding pyruvate formate lyase family protein: protein MTDRVKRMKESLRVNKYPLCVEMFRLANESLDVTAGEPMLLRRSKLHAHILDNITIFIEPDDLLCGSGASKPFGLEMQYEYGVWTKDEVESLKSEIYDISPEDEEELYRLNERFAGNALNTNLVEAMGKSLGENDRLWPFMKSGVILPPWKDKRGGSGGGFAMSGYGLGPGFSLVCVDYARILNEGAKGILSEARKCLEDLRYDSPDAIEKRNFWEGVIIVFEAWVRFAGRYAALAEQMAEEEDDPVRKAELLEMARICRKVPYEPAGSFREAMQSFWFTFLMICPSPTSTAGRFDQYMYPFYRRDIDEGKITDGEVLELLEIMRCKVMKVNRVSGKANRAKNAGMAKWYNWTIGGQKADGSDATNELSYLLLEAARDTHLPHHTVTVRVHAGTPEKLMLKALECVRSGLGMPAFLGDESYIHFFANQSQTNRLPIEVARDYCATGCVDGNVPAVTRTQVACFFIIPHAMDIAMHNGYCRYTKEMVGLPTGDVTRMATFEEFKRAVYDEIRYLMSMANERINVEMIAERDLFPDVFRSALMKDGVKVGKDMFTRRFDFENGAVLGAVGGVNTGNALYAIKKLVFDEKKYTMEELLKALDADWVGYEAMQKEFKAQPKYGNAYKEVDDMVADVYKLHADTCLGLPCVYGDSLKPNAISISAHQPGGALTGATADGRKGGEILADASLSPDHGQDTHGPLAVFRSAMEVDQDPYQGTLMNMKFHPSNMKSEDDLKKLGSMIKTYLTHGGKHIQFNVVDRAEMEDAKIHPEEHPELVVRVAGYSAYFTRLPESIQDEVIERTSQDL from the coding sequence ATGACAGACCGAGTCAAACGTATGAAAGAGAGCCTGCGGGTCAACAAATATCCACTGTGTGTGGAGATGTTCCGGCTGGCCAACGAGTCCCTGGATGTGACGGCGGGGGAGCCCATGCTGCTGCGCCGCTCCAAGCTCCACGCCCATATCCTGGACAACATCACCATTTTCATCGAGCCCGACGACCTGCTGTGCGGCTCTGGAGCCAGTAAGCCCTTTGGCCTGGAGATGCAGTATGAGTACGGCGTGTGGACCAAGGATGAGGTGGAGTCGCTGAAAAGCGAGATCTACGACATCAGCCCCGAGGATGAGGAAGAGCTCTATCGGCTCAACGAGCGGTTTGCCGGCAACGCCCTGAACACCAACCTGGTGGAGGCCATGGGCAAGAGCCTGGGGGAGAACGACCGGCTGTGGCCCTTCATGAAATCGGGAGTCATCCTGCCACCCTGGAAGGACAAAAGGGGCGGTTCCGGCGGCGGCTTCGCCATGTCGGGGTATGGTCTGGGGCCGGGATTTTCGCTGGTATGCGTGGATTACGCCCGCATCCTGAACGAGGGCGCCAAGGGAATCCTGTCCGAGGCGCGCAAGTGCCTGGAGGACCTGCGGTACGACAGCCCGGACGCCATTGAGAAGCGCAACTTCTGGGAGGGCGTTATCATCGTGTTCGAGGCGTGGGTCCGCTTCGCGGGCCGCTACGCCGCGCTGGCGGAGCAGATGGCCGAGGAGGAGGACGACCCCGTCCGGAAGGCCGAGCTGCTGGAGATGGCGCGGATCTGCCGAAAAGTGCCCTATGAGCCCGCGGGGAGCTTCCGGGAGGCGATGCAGTCCTTCTGGTTCACCTTCCTGATGATTTGCCCCTCGCCCACATCCACCGCAGGCCGCTTTGACCAGTACATGTACCCCTTCTACCGCAGGGATATTGACGAAGGGAAGATTACCGACGGCGAGGTGCTGGAGCTGCTGGAGATCATGCGCTGCAAGGTGATGAAGGTCAACCGGGTCTCCGGCAAGGCCAACCGGGCCAAGAACGCCGGCATGGCCAAGTGGTACAACTGGACCATCGGCGGACAGAAGGCCGACGGCTCCGACGCCACCAATGAGCTGTCCTATCTGCTGCTGGAGGCGGCCCGGGATACCCACCTGCCCCACCACACCGTGACCGTCCGGGTCCATGCCGGCACGCCGGAGAAGCTGATGCTCAAGGCGCTGGAGTGCGTCCGAAGCGGCTTGGGAATGCCCGCCTTCCTGGGGGATGAGTCCTACATCCATTTCTTTGCCAACCAGAGCCAGACCAACCGGCTGCCCATTGAGGTAGCCCGGGACTACTGCGCCACCGGCTGTGTGGATGGCAATGTTCCGGCCGTGACCCGCACCCAGGTGGCCTGCTTTTTCATCATCCCCCACGCCATGGACATCGCCATGCACAACGGCTACTGCCGCTACACCAAGGAGATGGTGGGGCTTCCCACCGGCGATGTGACCCGGATGGCCACCTTCGAGGAGTTCAAGCGCGCCGTCTACGATGAGATCCGATACCTGATGAGTATGGCCAACGAGCGCATCAACGTGGAGATGATCGCCGAGCGGGACCTGTTCCCCGATGTGTTCCGGTCCGCCCTGATGAAGGACGGTGTGAAGGTGGGCAAAGACATGTTTACCCGCCGGTTCGATTTTGAGAATGGCGCTGTGCTGGGCGCTGTGGGCGGGGTGAACACCGGAAACGCCCTGTACGCCATCAAAAAGCTGGTCTTTGATGAAAAAAAATACACCATGGAGGAGCTCCTGAAGGCGCTGGACGCCGACTGGGTGGGCTACGAGGCCATGCAGAAGGAGTTCAAGGCCCAGCCCAAGTACGGCAACGCCTATAAAGAGGTGGACGACATGGTGGCCGATGTCTACAAGCTCCACGCCGACACCTGCCTGGGCCTGCCCTGCGTCTACGGCGACAGCCTGAAGCCCAACGCCATCTCCATCTCGGCCCACCAGCCCGGCGGCGCGCTGACCGGCGCTACGGCCGACGGGCGCAAGGGCGGCGAGATTCTGGCGGACGCCTCCCTGTCCCCTGACCACGGCCAGGATACCCACGGCCCGCTGGCGGTGTTCCGCAGCGCCATGGAGGTGGACCAGGACCCCTATCAGGGCACCCTAATGAACATGAAGTTTCACCCTTCCAACATGAAAAGCGAGGACGATTTAAAGAAGCTGGGCTCTATGATCAAGACCTATCTGACCCATGGCGGCAAGCACATCCAGTTCAACGTGGTGGACCGGGCGGAGATGGAGGACGCCAAGATCCACCCGGAGGAGCATCCCGAGCTGGTGGTCCGGGTGGCGGGCTACAGCGCCTACTTCACCCGCCTGCCCGAATCCATCCAGGACGAAGTCATTGAGCGCACCTCCCAGGACCTGTAA
- a CDS encoding SLC13 family permease has product MALWLCIIAIVISILVGWKFKLNTGILAMGFAFVIGICVMGMKASAIIAFWPTTIVFYLLSISLFFNYATENGTMEVLGQKLLYAMGGNAKLVPFAIAAVSAIVGGLGAGASTPAIVGPFAFVMAATAGVNPVLTAIAITFGNLVGSNNPYNGYGGSISKNLIIANGVDEVTTMDWSLKIWFNCCIITILIIVLFYLVLKGHKADKVAMGQRPPAFNPIQKRTVTILLAAFFLMVVPPILNTWIQGVAILSTLNQLCQPQVIMMLGALLCAVLKLGDEKTVIRKIPISTIVMIVGVYSLIKVAAEAGLVDFISGVLSSSIPRLLVPAAIVLFAAFLSFFSSSTSTVMPLMYPMVPALAASLSLNPITLYTCIFFGGLATACSPFSTGGAVCIAANPYEDQKELLSNKMIVAALVCPVVTIIAAELGLFSLFQA; this is encoded by the coding sequence ATGGCACTTTGGCTGTGTATCATCGCAATCGTGATCTCCATCCTCGTCGGCTGGAAGTTCAAGCTCAACACGGGTATCCTGGCAATGGGCTTTGCCTTTGTCATCGGCATCTGCGTCATGGGTATGAAGGCCTCGGCCATCATCGCCTTCTGGCCCACAACCATCGTATTCTACCTGCTGTCCATCTCCCTGTTCTTCAACTATGCCACGGAAAACGGCACCATGGAGGTGCTGGGGCAGAAGCTGCTGTATGCCATGGGCGGCAACGCCAAGCTGGTGCCCTTTGCCATCGCCGCGGTGTCCGCCATCGTGGGCGGGCTGGGTGCGGGCGCCTCCACTCCCGCTATCGTGGGCCCCTTCGCTTTTGTCATGGCCGCCACAGCCGGCGTAAACCCGGTCCTGACGGCGATCGCCATCACCTTCGGCAACCTGGTGGGCTCCAATAACCCCTACAACGGCTACGGCGGAAGCATCTCCAAGAACCTGATTATCGCCAACGGCGTGGATGAGGTCACCACCATGGATTGGTCTCTAAAAATTTGGTTCAACTGCTGCATCATCACCATCCTTATCATTGTCCTGTTTTACCTTGTCCTGAAGGGCCACAAGGCCGATAAGGTAGCCATGGGGCAGAGGCCGCCCGCCTTCAACCCGATTCAGAAGAGAACGGTGACCATCCTGTTGGCGGCCTTCTTTCTGATGGTAGTGCCCCCCATCCTGAACACCTGGATTCAGGGCGTGGCCATCCTGTCCACCCTGAACCAGTTGTGCCAGCCGCAGGTCATTATGATGCTGGGCGCGCTGCTGTGCGCGGTGCTGAAGCTGGGCGATGAGAAGACGGTGATCCGCAAGATCCCCATCAGCACCATCGTCATGATTGTGGGTGTCTATTCCCTGATCAAGGTGGCCGCTGAGGCCGGCCTGGTGGATTTTATCTCCGGCGTCCTGAGCAGCAGCATTCCGCGCCTCCTGGTGCCCGCTGCCATCGTCCTATTTGCCGCGTTCCTCAGCTTCTTCTCCAGTTCCACCTCCACCGTCATGCCTCTTATGTATCCTATGGTTCCCGCGCTGGCAGCCAGCCTGAGCCTGAATCCCATCACTTTGTATACCTGTATCTTTTTCGGTGGCCTGGCGACGGCCTGCTCCCCCTTCTCCACCGGAGGCGCCGTGTGCATCGCCGCCAACCCCTATGAGGATCAGAAGGAGCTGTTGTCCAACAAGATGATCGTTGCCGCGCTGGTGTGTCCGGTGGTTACCATCATCGCCGCAGAACTGGGTTTGTTTAGCCTGTTCCAGGCGTGA
- a CDS encoding TspO/MBR family protein: MEKHMRKPYLIWIVFTEAVGGLSGWLTRDGTKAYMATVEQPPLSPPSIVFPIVWAVLFALMGFGAARIYSAQASRARTHGLLLFLVQLAFNFFWSIIFFNLQNFGFALIWLIILWLLILWMIFSFRKVDPLAAWLQIPYLLWVTFAAYLNFGVWILN, from the coding sequence ATGGAAAAGCACATGCGGAAACCATATCTCATTTGGATTGTCTTTACAGAAGCAGTCGGAGGCCTCTCCGGATGGCTGACCCGGGATGGCACCAAAGCCTATATGGCAACAGTGGAACAGCCTCCTTTGTCACCGCCCAGCATCGTGTTCCCAATTGTCTGGGCCGTTCTATTTGCACTCATGGGTTTCGGTGCCGCCCGGATCTACTCCGCACAGGCGTCCAGGGCACGTACCCACGGTCTGCTGCTTTTCCTTGTTCAGTTGGCGTTCAACTTTTTCTGGAGCATTATCTTCTTCAATCTCCAGAACTTTGGCTTTGCGCTTATCTGGTTGATCATATTATGGCTATTAATCCTGTGGATGATCTTCTCCTTCCGCAAGGTCGATCCTCTGGCGGCATGGCTGCAAATCCCCTATCTTCTCTGGGTAACCTTTGCCGCCTACTTGAATTTTGGTGTCTGGATACTGAACTGA
- the nagA gene encoding N-acetylglucosamine-6-phosphate deacetylase, with protein MKLAGGQVFDSTKGFILRDLCVENGLITQDADSSVDVSGCYLIPGLTDLHFHGCVGEDFSDASAEGLRKMADYELSRGITQICPAGMTLSEEILTDVCKTAAAHKAAGPGGAELVGINLEGPFLCMAKKGAQNGAYLHNPDPAMLHRLQVAANGLVKLVTLACEQPGAMEFIKGAIDDGVTVSLGHTTANYDTAYAAYAAGARQATHLFNAMLPFTHREPGVVGAAFDHPEVKVELICDGVHIHPSVIRTVFQLFGRDRVIMVSDSLRATGMPDGEYPFGGQAIEVHGNRATIKGDPNTLAGSVSDLMQCVKTVTGFGISLEDAVTAAAVNPAKVLGIYDHVGSLDVGKNANIAVLDKDYNLKAVLFHGEVVSGAL; from the coding sequence ATGAAACTGGCCGGCGGACAGGTTTTTGATTCGACGAAAGGCTTTATCCTCCGGGATCTCTGTGTAGAAAACGGATTGATTACACAAGATGCCGACAGCTCTGTGGATGTGTCTGGCTGCTATCTCATTCCCGGGTTGACGGACCTCCACTTCCACGGATGTGTGGGAGAAGACTTCTCTGATGCATCGGCAGAAGGACTCCGGAAGATGGCAGATTATGAGCTGAGCCGGGGCATTACCCAGATCTGCCCGGCAGGTATGACGCTGTCCGAGGAGATTCTCACCGACGTGTGCAAAACCGCCGCTGCTCACAAGGCCGCAGGCCCAGGCGGCGCGGAGCTGGTAGGTATCAATTTGGAAGGTCCCTTTCTCTGCATGGCAAAAAAGGGAGCACAGAACGGCGCCTACCTTCACAATCCGGACCCCGCCATGCTCCATCGGCTTCAGGTAGCCGCAAACGGTCTGGTGAAACTGGTGACGCTGGCCTGCGAGCAGCCTGGCGCCATGGAGTTCATCAAGGGAGCAATTGACGACGGGGTGACGGTTTCTCTGGGCCACACCACCGCCAACTACGACACCGCTTACGCCGCCTATGCGGCAGGCGCACGGCAGGCTACCCACCTGTTCAACGCTATGTTGCCCTTTACCCATCGGGAACCTGGTGTGGTAGGCGCCGCCTTCGACCATCCCGAGGTCAAAGTGGAGCTGATTTGCGATGGCGTACACATTCATCCCAGCGTCATCCGCACCGTGTTCCAGCTCTTCGGTCGGGACCGGGTCATCATGGTTTCCGACTCCCTCCGGGCTACCGGGATGCCTGACGGCGAGTATCCTTTCGGCGGACAGGCCATCGAAGTACACGGCAATCGAGCCACCATAAAGGGTGATCCCAACACGCTGGCCGGCTCTGTCAGTGATTTGATGCAGTGCGTAAAAACCGTCACTGGCTTTGGTATCTCTCTGGAGGATGCCGTCACCGCAGCGGCGGTAAATCCTGCTAAGGTGCTGGGCATTTACGACCACGTCGGTTCTCTGGATGTGGGCAAGAATGCTAATATTGCCGTGCTGGACAAGGACTACAATCTGAAAGCAGTTCTCTTCCACGGCGAAGTGGTTTCCGGAGCGCTGTAA
- the nagB gene encoding glucosamine-6-phosphate deaminase: MRIYECADYRAMSRQAANIISAQVILKPDCVLGLATGSTPIGTYDQLVEWCEKKDLSFSKMHSVNLDEYRGLGGDHDQSYRWFMNHYLFSRVDIDVSKTNVPNGLAEDPDAECARYDALIDSLGGIDLQLLGLGRNGHIGFNEPADKFTLGTHVVNLTENTIDANKRFFTSEADVPRQALTMGVKHIMQAKRVLVVVSGIEKADAVVKTLSGKIDPQVPASILQIHPDVIIVADRAALSKLPSREGVVVI, translated from the coding sequence ATGCGCATTTACGAGTGCGCGGATTACCGCGCCATGAGCCGTCAGGCAGCCAATATCATTTCTGCTCAGGTGATCCTAAAGCCCGACTGCGTGCTGGGCCTGGCCACCGGCTCCACCCCCATCGGCACCTATGATCAGCTGGTGGAGTGGTGTGAGAAGAAGGATCTCTCCTTCTCCAAGATGCATAGCGTCAATCTGGACGAGTATCGGGGGCTAGGGGGTGACCACGATCAGAGCTATCGCTGGTTTATGAATCACTACCTGTTCAGCCGGGTGGACATTGACGTCAGCAAAACCAATGTCCCCAACGGTCTGGCGGAAGATCCCGACGCAGAGTGCGCCCGCTACGACGCCCTTATCGACTCTCTGGGCGGCATTGACCTCCAACTTCTGGGTCTGGGCCGCAACGGCCACATTGGCTTCAACGAGCCGGCCGATAAATTCACTCTTGGCACTCACGTAGTAAATCTGACTGAAAACACCATCGACGCCAACAAGCGGTTTTTCACCTCTGAGGCTGATGTGCCTCGTCAGGCTCTAACCATGGGCGTGAAGCACATCATGCAGGCTAAGCGGGTTCTGGTAGTTGTCAGCGGCATCGAAAAGGCAGACGCTGTCGTCAAAACGCTCTCCGGCAAGATTGATCCGCAGGTACCCGCCTCTATTCTTCAGATTCACCCCGATGTCATCATTGTAGCTGACCGCGCAGCATTGAGCAAGCTGCCTTCCCGGGAAGGAGTTGTAGTCATATGA
- a CDS encoding dihydrodipicolinate synthase family protein, giving the protein MDIKKYQGVIPAFYACYDDAGSISPERTRALARHLLEKGVKGLYVGGSSGECIYQSVAERKVVLENVMAEVGGKLTIIAHVACNNTADSQELARHAEGLGVDAIAAIPPIYFHLPPYGIAGYWNDISAAAPSTDFIIYNIPQLAGVSLTPSLLAEMQKNPKVIGVKNSSMPTQDIQMWKDQGGSNFVVMNGPDEQLVSGLAIGATGGIGGTYAVMPELFLKIWELFYAGKVEKAAAVQNEICRIIYKMCSAKGNLYAVMKAILKKQYGLNLGGVRAPLPNLTEADSAVVHVCSDMIQAAIQKFC; this is encoded by the coding sequence ATGGATATTAAAAAATACCAGGGGGTCATCCCCGCCTTCTATGCCTGCTATGACGATGCGGGCAGCATCTCCCCCGAGCGGACCCGGGCCCTGGCCCGGCACCTGCTCGAAAAGGGCGTGAAGGGCCTCTACGTGGGCGGCTCCTCCGGCGAGTGCATCTACCAGAGCGTAGCCGAGCGCAAGGTGGTGCTGGAGAACGTCATGGCCGAGGTGGGCGGCAAGCTGACCATCATCGCCCACGTGGCCTGCAACAACACCGCCGACTCCCAGGAGCTGGCAAGGCATGCCGAGGGCCTGGGCGTGGACGCTATCGCGGCCATCCCGCCCATCTACTTCCACCTGCCCCCCTACGGCATCGCCGGGTACTGGAACGACATATCCGCCGCCGCCCCCAGCACCGACTTCATCATCTACAACATCCCACAACTGGCAGGCGTATCCCTGACGCCCTCTCTTCTGGCAGAAATGCAGAAAAACCCCAAAGTTATTGGCGTAAAAAACTCCTCCATGCCCACTCAGGACATTCAGATGTGGAAGGATCAAGGCGGCAGCAACTTCGTGGTGATGAATGGTCCCGACGAGCAGTTGGTCTCCGGACTTGCCATCGGTGCTACCGGTGGTATCGGCGGCACCTATGCCGTGATGCCCGAGTTGTTCTTGAAGATATGGGAGCTGTTCTATGCCGGTAAGGTGGAAAAGGCTGCAGCAGTTCAGAACGAAATCTGCCGTATTATCTACAAGATGTGCTCTGCCAAGGGCAATCTGTATGCTGTTATGAAGGCCATTCTGAAAAAGCAGTACGGTCTGAATCTGGGCGGTGTCCGGGCTCCTCTACCCAATCTGACCGAAGCCGATAGTGCCGTTGTGCATGTCTGCTCTGATATGATTCAGGCAGCCATTCAGAAATTCTGCTGA
- a CDS encoding YhcH/YjgK/YiaL family protein, whose protein sequence is MIFDRLCYLARYRGMSPNIDRGIDFLQTADLTALPLGRVEIAGDEVYGNHFTYTTAPLSQGTPFEAHQRYLDLHVVLTGIEKVALAPIEALEPVEVRAEEDAVMYHGAPKEILTLEQGAFLLVFPGEGHLPKIAAGTAVDVDKLVLKIAYSGGKRSYSYGY, encoded by the coding sequence ATGATATTTGATCGACTGTGTTATCTGGCCCGGTACCGTGGGATGTCGCCAAACATCGACAGGGGGATTGACTTCCTCCAGACGGCTGACCTGACGGCGCTCCCACTTGGACGGGTAGAGATCGCTGGGGACGAAGTCTACGGCAACCATTTCACTTACACGACCGCCCCCCTCTCCCAAGGGACGCCATTCGAGGCACATCAGCGATACCTGGATCTCCACGTCGTCCTCACCGGCATTGAAAAGGTGGCGCTTGCGCCCATCGAAGCGCTGGAGCCGGTTGAGGTTCGGGCGGAGGAAGACGCGGTCATGTACCATGGGGCGCCTAAAGAAATCCTCACCCTGGAGCAGGGGGCTTTTCTGCTCGTTTTCCCCGGTGAAGGGCATCTGCCAAAGATCGCCGCCGGCACCGCGGTGGACGTGGATAAGCTGGTCTTAAAAATTGCCTATTCGGGCGGAAAGAGGTCATATTCCTATGGATATTAA
- a CDS encoding ROK family protein gives MRAAQRIAALDIGGTKIKACVFEGGTPSQKSECDTAANEGAAAVLARAAALIRTFGPFDAIGVSTAGQVDPNNGVIRYANENLPGYTGMDVKGYFEAQFQRPAAVLNDVCAAALGEGTRGAAAGVRDYICLTYGTGIGGGVVLDGQLYYGTGPSAGGMLGGLILHPEDLDPQDPFAGTYERYASATALRTAASGLDPVLTSGHAIFQRLDEPEVRTVVDAWLDQVAAGAVSLIHVFNIPCVVLGGGVMEQPYAIQGAQARIEKLLIPGFRGVRVVGAALGNMAGLYGAAQQVCKTEFGVDLE, from the coding sequence ATGAGGGCGGCGCAGAGGATTGCCGCCCTGGACATCGGCGGCACGAAAATAAAAGCATGTGTCTTTGAAGGCGGCACACCGTCCCAAAAGAGCGAATGCGACACGGCGGCCAATGAGGGCGCCGCTGCCGTTCTGGCCCGGGCCGCAGCTCTGATCCGTACGTTCGGCCCATTTGACGCCATTGGAGTGAGCACCGCCGGCCAGGTGGATCCGAATAACGGGGTCATCCGCTATGCAAATGAGAACTTGCCCGGCTATACCGGGATGGACGTCAAGGGCTACTTCGAGGCGCAGTTCCAAAGGCCCGCTGCCGTGCTCAACGACGTATGCGCGGCGGCGCTGGGCGAGGGTACCCGGGGCGCGGCCGCCGGTGTGCGGGACTATATCTGTCTGACCTACGGTACCGGCATTGGCGGCGGGGTGGTCCTGGACGGTCAGCTCTACTACGGGACCGGCCCCTCCGCCGGCGGTATGTTGGGTGGCCTGATCCTGCACCCGGAGGACCTGGACCCGCAGGACCCCTTTGCGGGCACCTATGAGCGCTATGCCTCCGCGACGGCCCTCCGCACGGCGGCCAGTGGTCTGGACCCGGTGCTGACCAGCGGGCACGCCATCTTCCAGCGGCTGGATGAACCAGAGGTCCGCACCGTGGTGGACGCCTGGCTGGACCAGGTGGCGGCCGGAGCCGTGAGCCTGATCCACGTATTTAATATCCCATGCGTGGTCCTGGGCGGCGGCGTCATGGAGCAGCCCTATGCCATCCAGGGCGCCCAGGCGCGGATAGAGAAGCTCCTGATACCGGGGTTCCGCGGTGTCCGCGTGGTCGGGGCCGCCCTGGGAAACATGGCTGGGCTATATGGAGCCGCCCAGCAGGTATGTAAGACAGAATTCGGAGTGGATCTGGAATGA
- a CDS encoding N-acetylmannosamine-6-phosphate 2-epimerase, with protein MNSRNQAILQQLRGGLVVSCQALPEEPLHSSYIMSRMAYAAYLGGAVGIRANTVEDIAEIRKTVSLPIIGIIKRVYEDHPELYITPTMKEVDELIACGVEVIAMDATHRPRPGGETIETLFPEVRSKYPDQLFMADCSNVEEGMKAAALGFDLIGTTMASYTPYTAGCSLPPYGMIKTLVHECGKPVVAEGNISTPEQLRHAMDIGVLTVVVGSAITRPLEITKRFVAALK; from the coding sequence ATGAACAGCCGGAACCAAGCGATCCTTCAACAGCTCCGCGGCGGCCTGGTGGTATCCTGCCAGGCTCTTCCCGAGGAACCCCTGCACAGCTCCTACATCATGTCCCGGATGGCCTACGCCGCCTATCTGGGCGGCGCGGTAGGCATTCGGGCCAACACGGTGGAGGACATCGCCGAGATTCGCAAGACGGTCTCCCTGCCCATCATCGGCATCATCAAGCGGGTGTATGAGGACCACCCAGAGCTCTACATCACCCCCACCATGAAAGAGGTAGATGAACTCATCGCCTGCGGGGTGGAGGTGATCGCCATGGACGCCACCCACCGTCCCCGCCCCGGCGGGGAGACCATCGAGACCCTGTTCCCCGAAGTGCGTTCCAAATACCCTGACCAGCTTTTCATGGCAGACTGCTCCAACGTGGAGGAGGGCATGAAAGCCGCAGCGCTGGGCTTTGACCTCATCGGCACCACCATGGCCAGCTACACGCCCTACACGGCGGGTTGCTCCCTGCCGCCCTACGGCATGATCAAGACCCTGGTCCACGAGTGCGGGAAGCCCGTGGTGGCGGAGGGGAACATCTCCACGCCGGAGCAGCTCCGACACGCCATGGACATCGGCGTGCTCACCGTGGTGGTGGGGAGCGCCATCACCCGGCCCCTGGAGATCACCAAGCGCTTTGTGGCCGCACTGAAATGA
- a CDS encoding MurR/RpiR family transcriptional regulator — protein MNGNNIFDLIVQGYNGMTRSEIKVADYVLKHRPELPHIMIRDLADACGVSEATITRFCRTVDCLSFNDFKMRAAQVLSADGGSGPASGYDIYGNVQAGDSIEQKCQKLYHVGTQALQQTFEMLDYEQISKVVDCLRDAENVYCFGQGNSSIIAMDAWGRFATITSKFHWISDFHMQAVTAATLGANDVILYFSFSGAIRELSELGQLMQKTQAKLILVTRFPKSPGAKYADLLLICGADEAPNQQGSVAVKMGQLFIIDVLFHEYCARDFKKAQENRERTLNATAPMLL, from the coding sequence ATGAATGGCAACAATATTTTTGACCTGATTGTCCAGGGCTACAACGGGATGACTCGTTCGGAGATCAAAGTGGCCGACTACGTTCTAAAGCACAGGCCTGAACTGCCCCATATCATGATCCGGGACCTGGCGGACGCCTGCGGGGTGAGCGAGGCGACCATCACCCGCTTCTGCCGCACGGTGGACTGTCTGAGCTTCAACGACTTCAAAATGCGTGCCGCCCAGGTCCTCTCCGCAGACGGCGGATCGGGGCCGGCCAGTGGATACGATATATACGGGAACGTCCAGGCGGGGGACAGCATCGAGCAGAAATGTCAAAAGCTCTACCACGTGGGCACACAGGCGCTTCAGCAGACGTTCGAGATGCTGGACTATGAGCAGATCAGCAAGGTGGTGGACTGCCTCCGCGACGCCGAGAACGTCTACTGCTTTGGACAGGGCAACTCCTCCATCATCGCCATGGACGCCTGGGGGCGTTTCGCCACCATCACATCAAAATTTCATTGGATCAGCGACTTCCACATGCAGGCGGTCACCGCCGCCACGCTGGGTGCCAACGACGTCATCCTCTACTTTTCCTTCTCCGGCGCCATTCGGGAGCTGTCCGAGCTGGGACAGCTCATGCAGAAGACGCAGGCCAAGCTCATCCTGGTGACACGCTTTCCCAAGTCCCCCGGCGCCAAGTACGCCGACCTGCTCCTCATCTGCGGCGCGGACGAGGCCCCGAACCAACAGGGCTCCGTGGCGGTAAAGATGGGGCAGTTGTTTATCATAGATGTTCTTTTTCACGAGTACTGCGCCAGAGATTTTAAAAAGGCCCAGGAAAACCGGGAACGTACCCTGAACGCCACTGCTCCCATGTTGCTCTGA